The following are from one region of the Calypte anna isolate BGI_N300 chromosome 13, bCalAnn1_v1.p, whole genome shotgun sequence genome:
- the DRD1 gene encoding D(1A) dopamine receptor: protein MTWNDTTMDGEGLLVERDSSFRILTGCFLSLLILSTLLGNTLVCAAVIRFRHLRSKVTNFFVISLAVSDLLVAVLVMPWKAVAEIAGFWPFGSFCNIWVAFDIMCSTASILNLCVISVDRYWAISSPFRYERKMTPKAAFILISVAWTLSVLISFIPVQLNWHKATTTSLLDLNASLQGISMDNCDSSLNRMYAISSSLISFYIPVAIMIVTYTRIYRIAQKQIRRISALERAAVHAKNCQNTSGTRSSMDCQQPESNFKMSFKRETKVLKTLSVIMGVFVCCWLPFFVLNCMIPFCEPTEPSKGAEAFCINSTTFDVFVWFGWANSSLNPIIYAFNADFRKAFSTLLGCYKLCPISGNAIETVSINNNGAAVFSSQHEPKGSSPKESNLVYLIPHAIICPEEEPLKKEEEGELCKTLEKMSPALSGILDYEADVSLEKINPITQNGQHKT from the coding sequence ATGACTTGGAACGACACCACTATGGACGGGGAAGGGTTGCTGGTGGAAAGGGACTCTTCCTTTAGGATCCTCACAGGCTGCTTCCTCTCTTTGCTGATCCTCTCCACACTGCTGGGAAACACGCTGGTCTGTGCAGCTGTCATTAGGTTTCGCCACCTCAGGTCCAAAGTCACCAACTTTTTTGTCATCTCCTTGGCTGTGTCAGACCTTTTGGTGGCAGTTTTGGTAATGCCGTGGAAAGCTGTGGCTGAGATTGCTGGTTTCTGGCCTTTTGGTTCATTTTGCAATATTTGGGTGGCCTTTGATATTATGTGCTCAACAGCCTCCATCTTAAATCTCTGTGTCATCAGTGTGGACAGATACTGGGCCATCTCCAGCCCATTTAGGTATGAGAGGAAAATGACCCCCAAGGCAGCCTTCATCCTGATCAGCGTGGCGTGGACTTTGTCTGTGTTGATTTCCTTCATCCCTGTGCAGCTGAATTGGCACAAGGCTACAACCACAAGCCTTTTGGACCTCAATGCCAGTTTACAAGGCATAAGCATGGACAACTGTGATTCTAGCTTAAACAGGATGTATGCCATCTCCTCTTCTCTAATTAGCTTCTATATACCTGTGGCCATCATGATAGTAACTTACACGAGGATATACAGGATTGCTCAGAAGCAAATACGACGCATCTCAGCTTTGGAGAGAGCAGCAGTGCATGCCAAGAACTGCCAGAACACGAGTGGCACCAGAAGCAGTATGGACTGCCAGCAACCAGAGAGCAACTTCAAAATGTCCTTCAAGAGGGAAACGAAGGTTTTAAAGACTTTGTCAGTGATCATGGGGGTGTTTGTTTGCTGCTGGTTGCCATTCTTTGTTTTGAACTGCATGATTCCCTTCTGTGAGCCTACCGAACCGTCCAAGGGAGCAGAAGCTTTCTGCATTAACTCCACAACCTttgatgtttttgtttggtttgggtgggCTAATTCTTCCCTCAACCCCATAATTTATGCCTTCAATGCTGATTTCCGCAAGGCTTTTTCAACCCTGCTGGGATGCTACAAGCTCTGCCCTATATCTGGCAATGCTATAGAGACTGTTAGTATTAACAATAATGGAGCAGCTGTTTTTTCGAGCCAACATGAGCCCAAAGGGTCCAGCCCCAAAGAGTCTAATCTGGTTTATCTAATTCCACATGCAATTATCTGTCCGGAAGAAGAACCTctcaaaaaggaagaagagggtgAGCTATGTAAGACCTTGGAGAAAATGTCTCCAGCACTGTCAGGTATCTTGGATTATGAAGCCGATGTTTCTTTGGAGAAGATCAATCCCATCACACAAAATGGGCAGCACAAAACCTGA